The following proteins come from a genomic window of Pocillopora verrucosa isolate sample1 chromosome 6, ASM3666991v2, whole genome shotgun sequence:
- the LOC131793780 gene encoding LOW QUALITY PROTEIN: arf-GAP domain and FG repeat-containing protein 1-like (The sequence of the model RefSeq protein was modified relative to this genomic sequence to represent the inferred CDS: inserted 1 base in 1 codon), whose amino-acid sequence MASAKKKQDEKNLKLLRDLAALPHNKXCFDCGQRGPTYVNTTIGSFVCTSCSGILRGLNPPYRVKSISMTSFTPQEIENLQGTGNEYCKKVWLGLWNSSAPAEPESRDEQKIKDFMVQKYERKRWYMPPQQATANNTSQSAPEPKPLKQLLGENTPPVTVQAQATRERPRTGSQTGASPTPVSVAPPPGTAQPAAQPAPQPAPPKPPSVDLLGDLGGDPFATPQPQGQFGSPPQAGGFGSFNAFGAPAAAPAQNAFGAPAAAPAQNSFDPFGSSAPQPAQQSQPSFAAFGAPPQQQQQPAPQPQQQTNLFDAFGSPPSSSGGGFNAFGAPPSSAPSQPQPTSNAGFGPLVSASGSTATQNTAGDKYAALSELDNLFGPSSGGSNTGLSTGTGFGSGGSSSFGMSSGPNPFSNTSTGSVSGGFQQPKQPQQQQQQPSNPFQGLGGGPAGFGQLNGPMNSMNQASSMSATTGTGSVFGSQPSSGFGNQQSFSGNQPVNSGFGNQQSFSGSQPVNSGFGSQQSFGGSQPVSSGFGNQQSFSNTQSFTGGFGNLTTAPQQSSFGGNQQSGWGSMGGQQQMGGQNMGMPPTSTQQNLSFGGAGMTALASAQFGKMGGGLPQQPPVRGQMNFGGNQPGFGGSQGFGAGQPTSMFGGSAGGFGASSMSSGNSFGAQQQPSGFGAPGGFGAQPSGGFGNQGGAVFGGNMSGMGSSQFGQQQQMQQFGGGWQQSPQANPFMNAGAQQGMQRQGQSTNPFM is encoded by the exons ATGGCTTCTGCCAAGAAAAAGCAGGACGAGAAAAACTTGAAACTTCTTCGAGATCTCGCAGCTTTACCccacaaca aatgtttcgATTGTGGACAGAGGGGACCTACATATGTGAATACCACTATAGGATCTTTCGTTTGTACATCATGTAGCGGCATTTT ACGTGGGCTAAACCCTCCTTATCGAGTAAAATCAATTTCGATGACAAGCTTTACTCCacaagaaatagaaaatctaCAAGGAACGGGAAACGAG TATTGTAAAAAGGTATGGTTGGGATTGTGGAACTCTTCAGCACCAGCAGAACCAGAGTCCAGAGacgaacaaaaaataaaagattttatgGTCCAGAAATATGAGAGAAAAAGATGGTATATGCCCCCTCAGCAAGCCACAGCTAACAACACAAGCCAGTCAGCACCAGAACCCAAGCCACTGAAGCAACTTTTAGGAGAAAATACCCCTCCTGTAACAGTCCAA GCACAGGCAACAAGAGAGAGACCTCGCACGGGAAGCCAAACAGGTGCTTCACCAACACCAGTATCTGTTGCTCCACCCCCTGGTACTGCACAGCCTGCTGCACAACCAGCTCCACAACCAGCTCCACCAAAGCCTCCATCGGTGGATCTACTGGGTGACTTAGGAGGAGATCCCTTTGCAACTCCACAACCACAGG gtcagTTTGGATCACCACCACAGGCAGGTGGCTTTGGATCTTTCAATGCATTTGGTGCACCAGCGGCCGCACCTGCACAGAATGCGTTTGGCGCACCAGCAGCAGCACCTGCTCAGAATTCTTTTGATCCATTTGGATCATCAGCTCCCCAACCTGCTCAACAATCTCAGCCAAGTTTTGCTGCATTTGGGGCCCCTCCCCAGCAGCAGCAGCAACCTGCTCCTCAACCACAACAGCAAACTAATTTGTTTGATGCATTTGGATCACCTCCATCATCATCAGGAGGAGGGTTTAATGCCTTTGGTGCTCCTCCATCATCAG CACCATCACAGCCACAACCTACATCAAATGCTGGATTTGGTCCACTTGTGTCAGCGTCTGGAAGCACAGCTACCCAAAACACAGCAGGAGACAAGTATGCAGCACTGAGTGAGTTGGATAACTTGTTTGGTCCATCAAGTGGTGGTAGTAACACAGGCCTCAGTACTGGAACTGGGTTTGGTTCAGGTGGCTCATCTTCATTTGGAATGTCTAGTGGACCAAATCCTTTCTCAAATACATCAACTGGAAGTGTATCCGGAGGTTTTCAGCAGCCCAAACAGCcacagcagcagcaacagcagccATCCAATCCATTTCAAGGTTTGGGAGGAGGCCCTGCAGGGTTTGGTCAGCTAAATGGTCCCATGAATAGCATGAATCAAGCAAGCAGCATGAGTGCAACCACAGGTACAGGATCAGTATTTGGCAGTCAGCCAAGTTCAGGATTTGGTAATCAGCAGTCCTTTAGTGGCAATCAGCCTGTTAATTCAGGATTTGGTAATCAGCAGTCCTTCAGTGGCAGTCAGCCTGTTAATTCAGGATTTGGAAGTCAACAATCCTTTGGTGGCAGTCAGCCTGTAAGTTCAGGATTTGGTAATCAGCAGTCTTTTAGCAACACTCAATCCTTTACTGGTGGCTTCGGCAACTTAACAACAGCACCTCAGCAATCATCATTTGGTGGAAACCAGCAGTCTGGTTGGGGTAGCATGGGAGGCCAGCAACAAATGGGTGGCCAAAATATGGGTATGCCACCAACATCTACCCAACAGAATCTCAGCTTTGGTGGTGCAGGAATGACAGCACTGGCTTCAGCACAGTTTGGAAAAATGGGGGGTGGCTTACCACAACAACCTCCAGTGAGAGGTCAAATGAACTTTGGTGGAAATCAACCTGGGTTTGGTGGTAGTCAGGGATTTGGCGCTGGACAGCCAACATCCATGTTTGGAGGTTCAGCAGGTGGATTCGGAGCAAGTTCCATGTCTAGTGGCAACAGCTTTGGAGCTCAGCAGCAACCCTCAGGATTTGGAGCTCCTGGAGGCTTTGGTGCGCAGCCAAGTGGCGGATTTGGAAATCAGGGAGGAGCAGTATTTGGTGGTAACATGTCTGGAATGGGAAGCAGTCAGTTTGGACAACAGCAACAAATGCAGCAGTTTGGAGGGGGATGGCAACAAAGTCCACAGGCAAATCCATTTATG AATGCTGGAGCACAGCAAGGCATGCAAAGACAAGGACAGTCTACAAATCCATTTATGTAG
- the LOC131792559 gene encoding tyrosine-protein kinase HTK16, which yields MVGTVGKMFASLDDASWYHGRITRDQAIEILLQNGRQEGLFLVRNKAGGSEDNFVLSLWHGNQALHFQIQSRGGIYYSIDDGPSFEGLDSLIEYYREQADGLPIRLTQFCQGNPPPASCRKHGVTTPLHLACAEGNFKLVLGLLTGQNQSDITTRNENGVTPLHEAALRGDEDIVSILLRHGADTKSKDDGGNTPLQVACYGGFATICFTLITEGKADVQDRSPVTGFVALHIAALKGYDDCLKVLLELGAPLHPRSTEGDTPRDLAIKYDHLHIAEIIDNYPVQPPKTLPRMWLHENLGRQEAIALFKKFGLVDGLFLVRLSTRDHGYYVLSVAVNSLIYHYQIRSRSDRWFYIDDGPLFETLPHVIDHYSRCADGLPVLLKMALPSDGNPPIDIHKIPIPPVRKRVLLTPAVSSPVLNTSSGRSIPGRNPLQRTGSAETLHADQSPQRRHPPVLQRSISDANPPGISNGESLGKPEDRQLLPHPTKPPPRGQRRPPPPLPQNPNPTSPAKPSVPVPQSSAKLNTVATSQGPMQSTLIMKQSLELGAELGQGEFGSVLKGIWTDPKGNKVPVALKTLHPEKIAYGEQEFLREARIMSGLDHPCIVRLIGVCLGPPLILVQELVKMGALLDFLIDYQSEISQRDLKLWAAQIAWGMMYLEKKRFVHRDLATRNILMSTKQQVKISDFGLSRATGSGSDYYKASQGGRWPVKWYAPESINFGTFSHQSDVWSYGVTLWEMYSFGQLPYGEMSGGEVIRMLEEDNNRLERPDACPEQTYSLMLQCWDLKPEKRPTFAELHNIFSTNPFYADVKLPLKDKSTS from the exons ATGGTTGGAACGGTGGGGAAAATGTTCGCTTCTCTTGACGACGCGTCGTGGTATCACGGTCGAATCACACGGGATCAAGCGATTGAAATCTTGCTTCAGAATGGCAGACAAGAGGGACTGTTCCTTGTCAGAAATAAAGCTGGTGGATCAGAAGACAACTTTGTTTTGTCCCTATGGCATGGAAATCAGGCGCTTCATTTTCAAATACAGTCTCGCGGAGGGATTTATTATTCCATAGACGATGGACCGAGTTTTGAGGGTTTGGATTCGCTGATCGAATACTACAGAGAACAGGCGGACGGTCTACCGATTAGACTTACTCAGTTTTGTCAGGGGAATCCGCCCCCTGCTTCATGTAGAAAACATGGAGTGACAACTCCACTTCATCTTGCTTGTGCAGAGGGTAATTTCAAACTCGTATTGGGTTTGCTTACTGGACAGAATCAATCTGACATTACTACAAGGAACGAAAACGGTGTAACGCCACTTCACGAAGCTGCGCTTCGTGGAGATGAAGATATTGTCTCAATCTTGTTAAGACATGGTGCTGACACAAAGAGCAAAGACGATGGTGGAAACACGCCGCTACAG GTGGCTTGCTATGGAGGATTTGCAACAATTTGCTTCACACTCATAACAGAAGGTAAAGCCGATGTTCAGGATCGCTCTCCTGTAACTGGCTTTGTAGCCCTTCACATAGCCGCCTTAAAAGGTTATGATGATTGCTTGAAAGTTCTACTGGAGCTTGGAGCTCCACTTCACCCTCGATCAACAGAAGGAGACACGCCCAGAGACCTTGCAATTAAATATGATCATTTGCATATTGCAGAAATAATTGATAATTATCCTGTGCAGCCTCCAAAGACTTTGCCAAGGATGTGGTTACATGAAAATTTAGGTAGACAG GAAGCCATTGcactatttaaaaaatttggattaGTTGATGGGTTGTTTCTTGTGCGGTTGAGCACTCGTGACCATGGATATTATGTACTCTCAGTTGCTGTCAACAGTTTGATTTACCATTATCAGATACGAAGCAGG TCTGATAGGTGGTTCTACATTGACGATGGCCCACTTTTTGAAACCCTGCCGCATGTTATTGACCACTACAGTAGATGCGCAGATGGACTTCCTGTCCTTCTTAAGATGGCTCTGCCTTCAGACGGCAACCCACCAATTGATATTCATAAGATTCCAATACCACCTGTAAGGAAGCGAGTACTTTTAACACCTGCTGTGAGCTCCCCTGTGCTTAATACTTCAAGTGGTAGATCCATACCTGGAAGGAATCCACTCCAAAGAACTGGATCAGCT GAAACCCTTCATGCTGACCAAAGTCCTCAAAGGAGGCACCCTCCAGTGTTACAGAGATCCATAAGTGATGCCAATCCTCCAGGCATCAGCAATGGAGAAAGTTTAGGTAAACCAGAAGATAGACAACTTCTACCTCATCCAACAAAACCTCCTCCTAGAGGGCAACGACGGCCTCCCCCACCTCTACCACAGAATCCCAATCCCACAAGTCCAGCCAAACCAAGTGTTCCTGTTCCACAAAGTTCTGCAAAATTAAATACAGTGGCAACCTCGCAAG GTCCTATGCAGTCCACATTGATCATGAAACAATCCCTGGAACTTGGAGCTGAGCTTGGCCAGGGAGAGTTTGGTTCTGTTTTGAAAGGCATATGGACAGATCCcaaaggaaacaag GTCCCAGTAGCGTTGAAAACGTTACATCCAGAAAAAATTGCATACGGAGAGCAG GAGTTTTTACGCGAGGCACGAATTATGTCAGGACTGGATCATCCATGCATTGTAAGACTGATCGGAGTTTGTCTCGGACCTCCTCTGATCTTG GTCCAAGAGTTAGTGAAGATGGGAGCTTTACTGGACTTCCTAATCGATTACCAATCAGAAATTTCCCAAAGGGACCTTAAATTGTGGGCAGCTCAGATAGCGTGGGGTATGATGTACCTGGAAAAGAAGCGCTTCGTTCATAGGGATCTGGCAACAAGGAACATCCTCATGTCAACCAAACAACAG GTAAAAATTAGTGATTTCGGTCTGTCTCGTGCTACTGGCTCGGGAAGCGACTACTACAAAGCTTCACAAGGTGGCCGCTGGCCAGTTAAGTG GTATGCACCGGAATCTATCAACTTCGGAACGTTCTCGCATCAGAGTGACGTCTGGAGCTATGGTGTGACACTGTGGGAGATGTACTCGTTTGGTCAGTTACCATATGGTGAGATGTCAGGGGGTGAG GTAATACGTATGTTGGAGGAAGACAACAATCGGCTTGAAAGACCTGACGCATGCCCAGAACAGACCTATTCACTGATGCTCCAATGCTGGGATCTAAAGCCGGAGAAGAGACCAACGTTTGCAGAGCTGCACAATATTTTCAGCACAAATCCCTTTTATGCCGATGTAAAGCTGCCTTTAAAAGATAAATCCACGAGCTAA